Proteins from one Gemmatimonadota bacterium genomic window:
- a CDS encoding Gfo/Idh/MocA family oxidoreductase gives MKRVGFYDLDLNNFHSNVYLSAFRNELKDRGFEVTGCTGIRQKSSLAWAEENGVPYFPDVQALNDAVDYYLVLAPRNPERHLAMCEAIFPFGKATYVDKTFAPDLNTAQQIFAFADKYRVPIQTSSALRYSNVQDFVREVGPRKVKHMVVWQSGRSFDEYGIHPTEIVVSCMGTGAKRLMRRSKGKYNQILIDFTGNRTAVINLNEKHRTPQAAVVTTTEETRYMEVDRAVIFPRSTGAIMDLFESGKANIPRLESLLIRRILDMAERERAQEGFIDI, from the coding sequence TTGAAACGCGTTGGTTTTTACGATCTCGATCTGAATAATTTTCACTCAAATGTGTATTTGAGTGCGTTCAGGAATGAATTGAAGGACCGGGGATTTGAGGTGACGGGTTGTACGGGTATTCGCCAGAAGTCGAGCCTCGCATGGGCAGAGGAAAATGGGGTGCCCTATTTTCCGGACGTGCAGGCTCTGAACGATGCGGTCGATTATTATCTCGTTCTGGCGCCGAGGAATCCGGAGCGACATCTGGCTATGTGTGAGGCGATTTTTCCATTTGGCAAGGCGACTTATGTGGATAAGACATTTGCGCCCGATCTCAATACGGCACAACAGATATTCGCGTTTGCAGATAAGTACCGCGTTCCAATACAGACTTCGTCTGCACTGCGGTATAGCAATGTGCAGGATTTTGTGCGAGAAGTCGGTCCCCGCAAGGTGAAACACATGGTTGTCTGGCAGAGTGGGCGGTCTTTCGATGAGTACGGTATTCATCCGACAGAAATTGTGGTGAGTTGTATGGGGACGGGGGCAAAACGGCTGATGCGTCGGAGTAAGGGGAAGTACAATCAGATTTTGATCGATTTTACGGGCAACCGAACGGCGGTGATCAATCTGAATGAAAAACACAGGACGCCGCAGGCTGCTGTTGTGACGACGACTGAGGAGACGCGGTATATGGAGGTGGATCGGGCGGTGATTTTTCCGCGTTCTACCGGGGCGATTATGGATCTTTTTGAAAGTGGTAAGGCGAATATCCCACGTCTGGAGAGTTTGCTGATTCGACGCATTCTGGATATGGCGGAACGAGAACGGGCACAAGAGGGATTTATTGACATTTAG
- a CDS encoding Gfo/Idh/MocA family oxidoreductase, producing the protein MIKMAQYGTKHGHAVGKLQSMQTNAEVEVAGVFEPDVRRREEMAQSGRYEGVYWFDSEAEMLEDDEIVAVASEGANVESLDQTEAIIRAGKHVWYDKPAGENWDQWQRIIAWAREGDLLIQMGYMFRYHDGYCKIAEWVHSGLLGDMFAVRAHMSTFLGRAQKKVVAVHQGGVFFDLCGHQLDQIVHLLGRPERVTPFLREDMLDVEGFTDNGVGIFEFERAIAIVDIAALEPRPNARRFEVYGTKGSAIMEPMEPAEKIRLCLDEARDGFEEGVQFVDVAQQSRQDLYDLELEAFLPAIRGECAPDRSYEHELLVQETVLRGVGHL; encoded by the coding sequence ATGATTAAAATGGCGCAATACGGAACAAAACACGGTCACGCAGTCGGAAAATTGCAGTCAATGCAAACCAATGCAGAGGTGGAGGTGGCTGGTGTGTTTGAACCCGATGTGAGACGCCGCGAGGAGATGGCGCAATCGGGCCGTTACGAAGGCGTTTATTGGTTTGATTCGGAAGCGGAGATGCTGGAGGATGATGAGATTGTGGCTGTTGCATCAGAGGGTGCAAATGTCGAGAGTCTGGATCAGACAGAGGCCATTATTCGTGCGGGGAAGCACGTGTGGTACGACAAGCCCGCTGGGGAAAATTGGGATCAATGGCAGCGGATTATCGCATGGGCACGGGAGGGGGATTTGCTGATTCAGATGGGATACATGTTTCGGTATCACGATGGGTATTGCAAAATCGCAGAGTGGGTGCATTCGGGTTTGTTGGGCGATATGTTTGCGGTTCGGGCGCATATGTCCACGTTTCTGGGTAGAGCGCAGAAAAAAGTTGTCGCGGTGCATCAGGGTGGGGTGTTTTTCGATTTGTGTGGGCATCAGCTCGATCAGATTGTCCATCTTTTGGGCAGACCCGAGCGCGTGACGCCATTTTTGCGCGAGGATATGCTCGATGTCGAGGGTTTTACCGATAATGGGGTGGGTATTTTTGAATTTGAGCGAGCGATAGCCATTGTCGATATCGCGGCGCTGGAGCCGCGGCCCAACGCGCGTCGGTTTGAGGTGTATGGCACAAAGGGGAGTGCGATTATGGAGCCGATGGAGCCTGCGGAGAAAATCCGTCTGTGCTTGGACGAGGCGCGCGATGGATTTGAAGAGGGTGTTCAATTTGTCGATGTGGCACAACAATCGCGGCAGGATTTGTACGATTTGGAATTAGAGGCGTTTTTACCGGCTATTCGAGGTGAGTGCGCGCCGGATAGATCTTACGAACACGAGTTGCTGGTTCAAGAGACCGTGTTGCGGGGGGTTGGACATCTTTAA